CTGACCACGAACCGTTTCGACGGGCAGGCGTTCAACCTGACCGGGCCGGAGGCTTTGGGCTATGCCGAGGCTGCGGCGCTGCTGACGGAGATCATCGGGCGGCCCGTGGCCTACAACGCCGTGGACGATCAGACCTTCATCGGCATCCTGAGCGCGGCGGGGGTGCCGAACGGCTATGCCGGGTTCCTGGCGTCGATCTTCCACCCGGTGCGGGAGGGGTGGACCGCTGCGGTGTCCCCGGCGGTGGAAACCCTGACCGGGCATCCGCCGCGGTCCGTGCGGCAGACGCTGGTGGATCATAAGGGCGTTTTCGCCGGGTCTTGAGCATGGGTGGCATCCCCGGCCCCGCTTGGAGGTTGGCACCTCCAAACCTCCGCCTTTCTTACAAAAAGAAGGGGGATTTGGGGGCCACCCCAAACGGGTTTGGGCGGTGGCCCAATGCGATCAGAAGGGGCCACCAGAGACGCCACCGCCGCGTTCAATTCCTGCGGCAGGTCGTCGGCGGTGCCCCCGCATTATCCCCGCCCGGCCATCAGGCTTTCCGCCGCCCGGCGCGCCTCGTCGGTCACGGTGGCGCCCGACAGCATCCGCGCGATCTCCTCGCGCCGCTCATCGCCTTCCAGCACGGCGACTCCGGTGGAGACCCGCTCCCCCTTCACCGTCTTCTGCACCTTCAGGTGGGTGGCCCCCAGGGCCGCCACCTGCGGGCTGTGGGTGACGACCAGCACCTGCAGCCCATGGCCAAGGGCTGCCAGCCGTTCGCCCACCGCGGCGGCGACGGCGCCGCCGATGCCGGTGTCCACCTCGTCGAACACCATGGTGCCGACGGTGGAGGTCTGGGCCAGCACCACCTTCAGGGCCAGCATGAAGCGGGCCAGTTCACCGCCCGAGGCGATCTTGTTGAGCGCGCCCGGCGGGGAGCCGGGGTTGGTCGCCACCAGGAAGGCCACCCGGTCGATGCCCGACGGTCCCCAGTCGCCCTCGTCCAGCGGCTCCACCAGCGTGCGGAAGCGGGCCTTGTCCAGCTTCAGCGGCGGCAGTTCGCCGGCGACCGCCGCGTCCAGCCGCCCGGCGGCGCTCTGGCGCTCCTGGCTCAGCTTTTCGGCGGCGGCGCGGTAGGTCTCGCGGGCGGTTTCCGCCTCCCGCGCCAGCCGGGCCAGCAGGTCGCCCTGATCCTCGATCAGCGACAGGCGGCGGGCGAAATCATCGCGGAGCGCCGCCAGTGAATCGACCTCCACCCCATGCTTGCGGGCGGCGGCGCGCAGTGCGAACAGGCGCTCTTCCAGCTTTTCCAGGGCCGCCGGGTCCATGTCCACGTCGGCGGAGGCGGCGTGCAGCCCGGCAATGGCCTCCGCCGCCTCGTTGGCGGCGCGGTCCAGGGATGCGATGACGGGATCCAGCCGCCCGCCGGCCTTGTCGGCGATGCGCGACAGGGTGCGGATGGCAGACGACAATTGCCGCTCGACCCCCCGGTCGCCGGACAGGTCGGCGAAGGCGGCGTTGAGCGCGTCCACCAGCTTTTCCCGGTGCATCAGCACCGCGCGGGTTTCCGCCAGCTCCTCCTCCTCCCCCGCGCGGGGGGCGAGCGCGTCGAGTTCGGCCACGGCGTGGCGCAGGTATTCCTCTTCGGCGCGGGCGCGGGCGATGTCGGCGGCGGCGTTGGCGCGGGCGTCCTCCACCTGCCGCCACGCGCGGTAACTGGCCGCCACCTGCGCGTGGCGCGCGGCAAGCCCGGCATAGGCGTCGAGCACCCCGCGGTGGGTCTGGGGGTTCAGAAGGCCGTGGGTGTCGAACTGCCCGTGAACCTCCACCAGCTCCTCGCCCAGCCGGCGGAGCAGGGCCACGCCCACCGCCTGATCGTTGACCCAGGCGCGGGACCGGCCGTCGGCGCTGACCGTGCGGCGGATCACCAGCCGGTCGTCGGCGTCCAGCCCCTGTTCCTTGAGGATGGCGAAGGCCGGATGGTCACCCGAAAGGTCGAATTCGGCGGTGACGCTGGCCTGTTCGGCGCCGTGGCGCACCAGACCGGAATCGGCCCGTGCCCCCAGCGCCAGCCCGAGCGAATCGAGCAGGATCGACTTGCCGGCCCCCGTCTCGCCGGTCAGCACGCACAGGCCGGCACGGAAATTCAGGCTGAGCCGCTCGATGAGGACGACATCGCGGATGGTGAGGGAGACGAGCCCCGACCGGCCTAGAACACGGAGTTCCAGACTTTGCTGATCCACGACTTCGGATTCTGCGCCGGACGCACGTTGGCGTCCACCAGCAGAGCGTAGCTGTCCACGTACCATTCGCTGCCCGGAAAATTGTGACCCAGCACGGCGGCGGCGGTCTTCGCCTCGTCCACCACGCCCAGGGCGAGATAGCATTCGACCAGCCGGTGCAGTGCCTCGGGCACGTGCGAGGTGGTCTGATACTGCTCGATGACCGTGCGGAAACGGCCCAGAGCGGCGGTGTATTGGTTCTGCTTCAGATAGAAGCGTCCGACCTCCATCTCCTTGCCGGCCAGATGGTCGTTGGTCAGGTCGATCTTCAGACGCGCGTCGCGGGCGTATTGGGTGTCGGGGAAGCGGCGGACCACCTCGGCCAGGGCGTCCAGCGCCTGGCGCGTCACGCGCTGGTCGCGGCGCACGTCGGTGATCTGCTCGTAATAGCACAGCGCGCGCATGTAATAGGCGTACGCCACATCCGGGCTGCCGGGGTGGAGCTGGATGAAGCGGTCCAGCGCCAGGATGGCGTCGTCGTACTTCAGGTTCTCGTAATGAGCGTAGGCGGCACGGAGCTGCGCCTTGGTCGCCCATTGGGAGTAGGGGTGCTGCCGCTCCACCTCGTCGAACAGCTTGGCGGCGGTCTTGTACTCCTCCGCCTTCATGGCGGCTTCCGCCTCCTGGAAAATCTGTTCGGCCGGACGCTCCACATAGGGAAGCTCATCCTTATCGCCGGAACAGGCGGACACCGTGAGGCCCAGCATCAGGGCCACCAGGGGCAGGCGGAAAGCGCGCAAGAACATTTTCGTCCAACGGACCGTGGAATCGTGGCCCCTATATAGCACGCGGGCAGCCGTGCCCGGCAAGTCCCCCTGTAAGGCCGGGGCACGGTTGGTGTAGGATGGGGCCACGTCTTCATTGAACGGGGGCCGGCGTGGCTGCGCGTTTCGACACCTCCGACCGTCCGTTCCAGCCCAACGCACGGGCCAAGCCGCGCCGCCCGGTGGCGGTGGCGCTGAAGTACGAGCTGGGCGGGCGCGACCTGCCGCGGGTGGTGGCGACGGGCCGCGGCACGGTGGCCGAACAGATCCTGGAAATCGCCTTCGCCAACGGGGTGAAGGTGCGCGAGGACGCCGATCTGGTGGAAATCCTGTCGGCGGTCGATGTGGACAGCGAAATCCCGCTGGAAGCCATCGTTGCGGTGGCGGAGATCCTGTCCCATGTCTATCGTGCCAACGGCACCGTCGTACCCGACCCGGACCCTGTGGAATGACGTCACCGGACACTCACCAGCGCGGCACCGTGCGCGCGGATATGGAAGCCCTGGCCGCCACGCTGGACGACGCCCGCGCGGGCGTGGCCGCGGGCGATGGCCTGGACCTGACCGGCCTGGACCAGCGGGTCGGGGGGCTGTGCGCCGCCGTCGCGGCCCTGCCGCGGGACGAGGCGCGGGCACTGGCCGCCGGGCTGGAACGGCTTCTGGACGTGCTGGGGGCGCTGGCCGACACCATCGGCGAACGGCAGCAGGCCACGGCGGCGGAGCAGGAGCAGAACGCCCGGCGGCGGGCCGCCGCCGCCTATGGCCGCCCCGGGCCGCTGGCGGTTCCGCTCGATACCTCATCCCCCCGGCACCCGTCCGGTGATAGGGTGCCCGACGGCGAGCCTCCTTCCGACACCTGATGTGACCTTATCCATGGATTTCGATCTTTACGCCCGCTTCGTCCTGGCGCTGGCGTTCGTCATCGGCCTGTTCGCGGTGATGGCGCTGGTGATGCGCCGGCTGGGCGTGGGTGTGGGGGCCCGCGGCGGATCGCGGCTGCGCCGGCTGGCGGTGGTGGACATGCTGGCGCTGGATCCCCGCCGCCGGCTGGTGCTGATCCGCCGCGACGGCACCGAACATCTGTTGCTGCTGAGCGCGTCGGGCGACGTGGTGGTCGAGACCGGCATCCGCCCTCCGGAATCGTTCGAGGACACCATGAAGACTCTTCCCCCCGCCGCCGCTCCGGCGGCGGAGGTGGCGCCATGAACCGCGGGCACCTGCGCCGGGCGGTGCTGTGGGGGGCGGTGCTGGCGCTGGGCGCCGGCATTACGGCCGGGCTGTCGGCGGGGCCGGCGCTGGCCCAGAGCCTGACGTTCGACCTGAACGACGCCGGCGGGTCCACCACCGGGCGGGTCATCCAGCTTGTGGCCATGATCACGGTGCTGTCGCTGGCGCCGTCGATCCTGATCATGATGACCGCCTTCACCCGCATCGTCATCGTGCTGTCGTTCCTGCGCCAGGCGCTGGGCGTGCAGCAGGTGCCGCCCAACACCGTGCTGGTGTCGCTGGCGCTGTTCCTGACCTTCTTCGTCATGGCCCCGATCTTCGAACGGTCCTACACCCAGGGGATCGTGCCGCTGATCAACGACGACATCGACGAGATGGAGGCGCTGCGCCGCACCGCCGCCCCGTTCCGCGATTTCATGCTGCGCCACACCAACGAAAAGGATCTGCAGCTTTTCGTGGACATGGGCCGGGTGGGGCCGATCGCATCGCCCGACGCCACCCCGTACCACGTGCTGATTCCCGCCTTCATGATTTCCGAGATCAAGCGGGCCTTCGAGATCGGATTCCTGCTGTTTCTGCCGTTCCTCATCATCGACATGGTGGTGTCGTCGATCCTGATGTCCATGGGCATGATGATGCTGCCACCAACGATGGTGGCAATCCCATTCAAGATCATCTTTTTCGTGCTTGTTGACGGCTGGTACCTCATTGCGGGATCGCTCGCGCGCAGTTTTGGCACGCTGTGAGGAGGGCGCGGCGATCCGGCGCTTGACTTCGCGGGCGTTCACGGGCGTTACAATCACACAAAGATCCGCCGGTTTCCCGGATACCGGGCCCGGCGGCCTTCCGTCCTTGTCCCTGTGAGGCAGCAGGCACCCCCCGATCATGACCGCTCCGTCATCGAAGACCGCTGGCCCCGACCGGGGCCGTCTGGCGGCGTTGCTTTTGGGTGCCATCGGCGTCGTTTACGGCGACATCGGCACCAGCCCGCTTTACACCTTCCGCGAATGCCTGACCGAAGAGCATGGAATCGCGGTCATCCCGGCCAATATCTACGGCGTCGTATCGCTGGTGTTCTGGGCGCTGGTGATCGTGGTGTCGGTCAAATACGTCCTGTTCGTCATGCGGGCGGACAACAAGGGGGAAGGCGGCATCCTGGCGCTGCTGGC
This DNA window, taken from Azospirillum fermentarium, encodes the following:
- the fliP gene encoding flagellar type III secretion system pore protein FliP (The bacterial flagellar biogenesis protein FliP forms a type III secretion system (T3SS)-type pore required for flagellar assembly.); the encoded protein is MNRGHLRRAVLWGAVLALGAGITAGLSAGPALAQSLTFDLNDAGGSTTGRVIQLVAMITVLSLAPSILIMMTAFTRIVIVLSFLRQALGVQQVPPNTVLVSLALFLTFFVMAPIFERSYTQGIVPLINDDIDEMEALRRTAAPFRDFMLRHTNEKDLQLFVDMGRVGPIASPDATPYHVLIPAFMISEIKRAFEIGFLLFLPFLIIDMVVSSILMSMGMMMLPPTMVAIPFKIIFFVLVDGWYLIAGSLARSFGTL
- a CDS encoding EscU/YscU/HrcU family type III secretion system export apparatus switch protein; translated protein: MAARFDTSDRPFQPNARAKPRRPVAVALKYELGGRDLPRVVATGRGTVAEQILEIAFANGVKVREDADLVEILSAVDVDSEIPLEAIVAVAEILSHVYRANGTVVPDPDPVE
- a CDS encoding outer membrane protein assembly factor BamD; its protein translation is MFLRAFRLPLVALMLGLTVSACSGDKDELPYVERPAEQIFQEAEAAMKAEEYKTAAKLFDEVERQHPYSQWATKAQLRAAYAHYENLKYDDAILALDRFIQLHPGSPDVAYAYYMRALCYYEQITDVRRDQRVTRQALDALAEVVRRFPDTQYARDARLKIDLTNDHLAGKEMEVGRFYLKQNQYTAALGRFRTVIEQYQTTSHVPEALHRLVECYLALGVVDEAKTAAAVLGHNFPGSEWYVDSYALLVDANVRPAQNPKSWISKVWNSVF
- a CDS encoding flagellar biosynthetic protein FliO, which gives rise to MDFDLYARFVLALAFVIGLFAVMALVMRRLGVGVGARGGSRLRRLAVVDMLALDPRRRLVLIRRDGTEHLLLLSASGDVVVETGIRPPESFEDTMKTLPPAAAPAAEVAP
- the recN gene encoding DNA repair protein RecN; the protein is MDQQSLELRVLGRSGLVSLTIRDVVLIERLSLNFRAGLCVLTGETGAGKSILLDSLGLALGARADSGLVRHGAEQASVTAEFDLSGDHPAFAILKEQGLDADDRLVIRRTVSADGRSRAWVNDQAVGVALLRRLGEELVEVHGQFDTHGLLNPQTHRGVLDAYAGLAARHAQVAASYRAWRQVEDARANAAADIARARAEEEYLRHAVAELDALAPRAGEEEELAETRAVLMHREKLVDALNAAFADLSGDRGVERQLSSAIRTLSRIADKAGGRLDPVIASLDRAANEAAEAIAGLHAASADVDMDPAALEKLEERLFALRAAARKHGVEVDSLAALRDDFARRLSLIEDQGDLLARLAREAETARETYRAAAEKLSQERQSAAGRLDAAVAGELPPLKLDKARFRTLVEPLDEGDWGPSGIDRVAFLVATNPGSPPGALNKIASGGELARFMLALKVVLAQTSTVGTMVFDEVDTGIGGAVAAAVGERLAALGHGLQVLVVTHSPQVAALGATHLKVQKTVKGERVSTGVAVLEGDERREEIARMLSGATVTDEARRAAESLMAGRG